From Scytonema millei VB511283, the proteins below share one genomic window:
- the fghA gene encoding S-formylglutathione hydrolase, which yields MTEINLISEYKCFDGMQGFYSHHSQTCNIEMRFAVYQPPQTRSKAVPVLYFLSGLTCTEENFITKAGAQRYAAEHGLILVAPDTSPRNTGIEGEDKDWDFGTGAGFYVDATAEPWRSHYQMYSYVVKELPALIASHFPVQVERQGIFGHSMGGHGALVCALRNPELFKSVSAFAPIAAPMQCAWGEKAFTNYLGSERETWRNYDASELILTSKYTSPILIDQGTADKFLSQQLMPEVFERACHSVEQPLTLRFQEGYDHSYYFIATFVGDHIRHHAATLCQ from the coding sequence ATGACCGAAATTAATTTAATCTCAGAATACAAATGCTTTGACGGGATGCAGGGTTTTTACAGCCATCATTCCCAAACTTGCAATATCGAGATGCGATTTGCCGTTTACCAACCACCCCAGACGCGATCGAAAGCCGTTCCCGTCCTCTATTTTCTCTCTGGCTTAACCTGCACCGAAGAAAATTTTATCACTAAAGCAGGGGCGCAAAGGTATGCTGCCGAGCATGGATTAATCTTAGTAGCTCCAGATACTAGCCCCCGCAATACAGGAATTGAGGGAGAAGATAAAGATTGGGATTTTGGTACGGGTGCGGGTTTTTATGTCGATGCAACAGCGGAACCGTGGCGATCGCATTATCAGATGTATAGTTATGTCGTGAAAGAATTACCCGCGTTAATTGCCTCACATTTTCCCGTCCAAGTCGAACGACAGGGGATCTTCGGTCATTCTATGGGCGGACATGGGGCGTTAGTTTGTGCTTTGCGCAATCCCGAACTCTTTAAATCTGTTTCTGCTTTTGCACCTATTGCTGCACCAATGCAGTGTGCTTGGGGAGAAAAGGCTTTTACAAATTATTTGGGAAGCGAGCGGGAAACCTGGCGTAATTACGATGCAAGTGAATTGATACTCACTAGTAAATACACTTCTCCCATTCTAATCGACCAAGGTACAGCAGATAAGTTTTTAAGTCAACAGTTGATGCCAGAGGTATTTGAACGAGCTTGTCATTCGGTAGAACAACCTTTAACTTTGCGCTTTCAGGAAGGTTACGACCACAGTTATTACTTTATTGCTACCTTTGTGGGCGATCATATCCGCCACCACGCTGCGACTTTGTGTCAATGA
- a CDS encoding DJ-1/PfpI family protein, with translation MSIRIPGFRLGIYAFKDAEVIDFAAPYGVFSVARRFDAELDVFLVAENLRPIQTQAGLMVVPNYGFSDRPAMDAFLIPGGFGTRQELHNKNLHQFIHQLPESCLLTSVCTGSWIYGKMGLLDGLPATNRKEPDRLEASTAGKVPIDRLAEIAPACRISKARVVDAGRIVTAGGIASGMEMGFHLLRRAGYKEEFVSEVARTMEYHQAYELYRHDLEVVNS, from the coding sequence ATGTCAATCCGAATACCTGGGTTTCGCTTAGGAATCTACGCTTTCAAAGACGCAGAAGTCATTGATTTTGCCGCACCTTACGGCGTGTTTTCGGTAGCGCGACGCTTTGATGCTGAATTAGATGTTTTTTTAGTGGCAGAAAATTTACGTCCAATTCAAACTCAAGCTGGATTAATGGTAGTACCTAACTATGGCTTTAGCGATCGCCCTGCAATGGATGCCTTTTTGATTCCAGGCGGATTTGGCACGCGCCAAGAACTTCATAACAAAAATCTGCATCAGTTCATTCACCAGCTACCAGAGTCCTGCTTGTTAACCAGCGTTTGTACTGGCTCGTGGATTTATGGCAAGATGGGACTACTTGATGGATTGCCAGCCACTAACCGCAAAGAACCAGACCGTTTAGAAGCCTCTACTGCTGGTAAAGTTCCCATCGATCGCTTAGCGGAAATTGCACCAGCGTGCCGTATTAGCAAAGCTAGAGTTGTTGATGCAGGACGAATCGTTACAGCTGGCGGAATTGCATCAGGAATGGAAATGGGTTTTCACCTACTCAGACGCGCTGGTTACAAAGAAGAATTTGTTAGCGAAGTAGCTCGAACAATGGAATATCACCAGGCATACGAGCTTTATCGCCACGATCTTGAAGTGGTTAATTCTTAG
- a CDS encoding alpha/beta fold hydrolase gives MTKYLTTTIDGLEIFYREAGAPDAPTILLLHGFPTSSHMFRNLIPALADKFHLIAPDYPGFGNSSMPTVDEFDYTFDRLAEVMEKFIEVMNLQQYSLYVMDYGAPIGYRLAVRHPEECRRSSYRMAMLMKKDYKTFGSHSEHIGKIKL, from the coding sequence ATGACTAAATATCTCACGACTACCATTGATGGTTTGGAAATTTTCTACCGCGAAGCAGGTGCGCCGGATGCTCCGACTATATTGCTCCTCCACGGCTTTCCGACTTCATCGCATATGTTTCGCAATCTAATTCCAGCTCTGGCAGATAAATTTCATCTAATTGCACCAGACTATCCTGGTTTTGGTAATAGTTCCATGCCAACCGTGGATGAATTTGACTATACTTTCGATCGCCTAGCAGAAGTAATGGAAAAATTCATCGAGGTAATGAATTTGCAACAATACAGCCTCTATGTGATGGATTACGGCGCACCGATTGGATACAGGCTTGCGGTGAGGCATCCTGAGGAGTGCAGGCGCTCATCGTACAGAATGGCAATGCTTATGAAGAAGGATTACAAGACTTTTGGCAGCCACTCAGAGCATA
- the rnc gene encoding ribonuclease III: MTLFYPRRQKQLQSLVNKLGIPTSTQINWQLLDLALTHPTVSATANYEQLEFVGDAVVRLVAAEVLWETYPECPVGEFAAIRSVLVSDRILAQLAAEYGLELYLLVSNSASTDKAGRESRLADAFEAVLGALYLSTHTQELVRPWLDPHFKQLAAEIRSDPARLNYKAALQEWTQAHFKVLPEYRVQESPQPHSATTRFSAEVWLQGKCLGEGTGRSIKAAEQAAAQVAFMSLSREPGKES; this comes from the coding sequence ATGACCTTATTCTATCCGCGTCGGCAAAAGCAGCTACAAAGCTTAGTCAATAAACTGGGAATCCCGACCTCAACTCAAATTAATTGGCAATTGCTAGATTTAGCATTGACCCATCCTACTGTCTCAGCTACAGCAAACTACGAACAATTAGAATTTGTCGGAGATGCCGTTGTAAGACTCGTAGCAGCTGAAGTCTTATGGGAAACTTACCCTGAATGTCCGGTAGGAGAATTTGCCGCAATTCGGTCAGTTTTGGTCAGCGATCGCATTTTGGCACAACTAGCAGCAGAATACGGTTTAGAACTCTATCTTCTTGTGTCTAATAGTGCCTCTACCGATAAGGCCGGACGAGAATCGCGCCTAGCAGATGCTTTTGAAGCCGTTCTCGGCGCTCTTTATCTCAGCACCCACACCCAAGAACTCGTGCGTCCTTGGCTCGATCCGCACTTCAAGCAACTAGCAGCAGAAATTCGCTCCGATCCAGCTAGGCTAAACTATAAAGCCGCACTACAAGAATGGACTCAGGCTCATTTTAAGGTCTTACCAGAATATCGCGTCCAAGAGTCACCCCAACCCCATAGCGCCACGACACGATTTTCAGCCGAAGTCTGGCTTCAAGGTAAATGCTTAGGTGAAGGTACGGGACGTTCCATCAAAGCAGCCGAACAAGCTGCGGCTCAAGTTGCTTTTATGTCTTTAAGCAGGGAGCCGGGGAAAGAGAGCTGA
- a CDS encoding TetR/AcrR family transcriptional regulator produces the protein MSKAAAIAQILKVFRQYGYEGTTLSRLSKATGLGKASLYHYFPNGKEEMAQAVLDYIDEWMKTNIFVPLKGAGTPRDRLEKMSENVDRLYCGGEQTCILAVLSLGEAKDLFNIQIQQALKSWIDTLAEVLVEAGIDSTLARHKAEDAIIQIQGSLVLARSMDDTAPFQRVLKHLPEMLMDNR, from the coding sequence ATGTCCAAAGCAGCAGCGATCGCCCAAATCTTAAAAGTCTTTCGGCAGTATGGTTATGAAGGAACAACCCTATCGCGCCTGTCAAAAGCGACAGGTTTGGGTAAAGCCAGTCTTTACCACTACTTTCCCAACGGTAAGGAAGAGATGGCACAAGCCGTACTCGATTATATTGATGAATGGATGAAAACTAATATTTTCGTTCCCTTAAAAGGTGCTGGTACGCCGCGCGATCGCTTAGAGAAAATGAGCGAGAATGTAGATCGGTTGTACTGCGGTGGCGAACAAACGTGTATATTAGCCGTGCTGTCTTTAGGAGAAGCAAAAGATTTATTTAACATTCAAATTCAACAAGCACTTAAGAGCTGGATCGATACCTTAGCCGAAGTATTAGTAGAAGCAGGTATTGACTCAACACTTGCCCGTCATAAAGCAGAAGACGCTATTATTCAAATTCAAGGCTCTCTCGTCTTAGCTAGAAGCATGGACGACACTGCACCCTTTCAAAGAGTACTGAAGCATTTACCAGAAATGCTAATGGATAATCGGTAA
- a CDS encoding alpha/beta fold hydrolase, whose product MSVLEGTWQHEYIISNGLRLHYVTQGEGPLMLMLHGFPEFWYSWRHQIPEFAKDYKVVALDLRGYNDSDKPKAQSAYVMAEFIKDIEGVIKGLGYDKCILVGHDWGGAIAWSFAYAHPEMVERLIVLNIPHPAKFAEGFRTPQQLLKSSYMFLFQLPVLPEMLIQAGDYQALENGFKGMAVNKSAFTPADIEAYKDAAAKRGALTAALNYYRNMLQQGMTNPNWGVLNVPTLMIWGEKDTALGRELSYGTATYVNPFQVRYIPDASHWVQQEKPELVNEYMREFLSNS is encoded by the coding sequence ATGTCCGTACTAGAAGGTACTTGGCAACACGAATACATTATCAGTAACGGGCTGAGGCTGCACTACGTCACCCAAGGTGAAGGTCCGTTGATGCTGATGTTACACGGCTTTCCTGAGTTTTGGTACTCTTGGCGACATCAAATCCCTGAGTTTGCCAAGGATTACAAAGTCGTAGCATTAGACTTGCGGGGATATAACGACAGCGACAAACCAAAAGCGCAATCAGCTTATGTCATGGCTGAGTTTATCAAAGATATTGAGGGTGTCATTAAGGGACTGGGATATGACAAGTGTATTTTAGTCGGACACGACTGGGGAGGAGCGATCGCGTGGAGTTTTGCTTACGCTCACCCTGAAATGGTAGAACGCCTCATCGTATTAAATATCCCGCATCCAGCCAAATTTGCTGAGGGTTTTCGCACGCCTCAACAATTGCTGAAGAGTTCTTATATGTTCCTATTCCAGCTTCCTGTCTTACCAGAAATGCTGATCCAAGCAGGAGACTACCAAGCACTTGAAAATGGCTTTAAAGGTATGGCTGTGAATAAGAGCGCTTTTACTCCCGCAGATATTGAGGCTTACAAAGATGCAGCAGCTAAGCGTGGAGCGTTAACAGCAGCCCTCAATTATTATCGCAATATGTTGCAACAAGGCATGACTAACCCAAATTGGGGTGTACTCAACGTACCAACATTAATGATTTGGGGTGAAAAGGATACAGCCTTGGGTAGGGAATTGAGTTATGGTACTGCTACTTACGTAAATCCATTCCAAGTTAGATACATTCCAGATGCTAGTCATTGGGTACAACAGGAAAAACCCGAATTAGTCAATGAGTATATGCGGGAGTTTCTGAGTAATTCTTAA
- a CDS encoding cytochrome b N-terminal domain-containing protein: MKDGYYAFVLRRLATVLAVVMLTLSSIAALTGILLAFYYEPTAGGAYNSLRAIATQIPNGWLIQRIHSLAGNGLIGVSLVEIVVMFLGERFRSSWITAWISGILLTLTAIGLSWTAILLDWTQIGYWRFTIELGTIEALPAIGSQLRNILTGGGAVNTVTVQHLFTIHSYLLSGGAIVLAIIHLTGLLLQEKEVKQLESAN, from the coding sequence ATGAAAGATGGCTATTACGCTTTTGTACTGCGACGACTGGCTACAGTTCTGGCTGTAGTGATGCTTACTTTAAGTTCGATCGCTGCACTGACAGGAATTTTACTGGCATTTTACTACGAACCAACAGCAGGGGGAGCCTACAATTCTCTGAGGGCGATCGCAACTCAGATCCCTAACGGTTGGTTAATCCAACGGATTCACTCTCTTGCTGGTAATGGCTTAATCGGAGTTTCCTTGGTTGAAATCGTTGTCATGTTTTTAGGTGAAAGATTTCGCTCTAGCTGGATAACTGCCTGGATTAGCGGTATTTTACTAACACTCACCGCGATCGGTTTAAGCTGGACGGCAATATTACTCGATTGGACGCAAATTGGTTACTGGCGATTCACAATTGAGTTAGGTACGATTGAAGCGCTTCCAGCGATTGGTTCTCAGCTTCGTAATATCCTTACGGGTGGCGGCGCGGTAAATACTGTCACAGTTCAACACCTGTTTACCATCCACAGTTACCTGCTTTCCGGTGGCGCGATCGTTTTAGCTATTATTCATTTAACGGGTTTATTGCTACAGGAAAAAGAGGTAAAGCAGCTCGAATCGGCAAATTAG